A single genomic interval of Falsibacillus albus harbors:
- a CDS encoding NADPH-dependent FMN reductase: protein MKIVVINGSPRKKGRTGIASRYLARNYGFDLIDLSKGDIPLYTGEEEQFNMESVKGLRQQVKDADGIILASPEYHSGMSGALKNALDFLSSEQFAHKPVALLSCAGGGKGGINCLTNMRTVARGVYANVIPKQLVMDPHCFDYENDGLLKDPAELVDQMIKELKMYVKIAENVDL, encoded by the coding sequence ATGAAAATTGTCGTAATCAATGGAAGTCCGAGGAAGAAAGGAAGAACGGGAATTGCTTCCCGTTACTTGGCAAGAAACTATGGGTTCGATTTAATCGATTTAAGCAAAGGGGATATTCCGCTGTATACGGGAGAAGAAGAACAATTCAATATGGAGAGTGTGAAGGGACTTCGTCAGCAAGTCAAGGATGCAGACGGTATTATCTTGGCTTCACCTGAGTACCATAGCGGCATGAGTGGTGCGTTAAAAAATGCACTGGATTTTTTAAGCAGCGAGCAATTTGCACATAAGCCTGTAGCATTGCTTTCATGCGCAGGTGGAGGAAAAGGCGGAATCAATTGTCTGACCAACATGAGGACGGTTGCACGAGGCGTTTATGCAAATGTAATTCCAAAGCAGCTCGTAATGGATCCTCATTGTTTCGACTACGAAAACGATGGACTTTTAAAGGACCCTGCAGAATTGGTGGATCAAATGATCAAAGAATTGAAAATGTATGTTAAAATCGCAGAAAATGTTGATTTGTAA
- a CDS encoding YhdB family protein gives MNRVDYDRALYYTHRSEWDNLLILMVRTQDDVLSKRIEHFLHAYNFSDDYAVIERKLYNLLRYVDYANSLTTFQPMEEEVVLH, from the coding sequence ATGAATCGAGTGGATTACGACCGCGCATTATATTATACCCATCGATCAGAATGGGATAATTTATTGATACTAATGGTCAGAACGCAAGATGATGTTTTGTCGAAGAGAATTGAGCATTTCCTGCATGCTTACAATTTTTCAGATGATTATGCAGTGATCGAAAGAAAACTGTATAACCTTTTACGTTATGTTGATTATGCAAACTCACTTACCACCTTCCAACCCATGGAAGAAGAAGTTGTGCTTCACTGA
- a CDS encoding phospho-sugar mutase gives MTWQHTYERWSSFQGLDEEIASQLNEMKEDEKHLEDAFYKNLEFGTGGMRGVIGPGTNRMNLYTIRKASEGLARYIENHGEDAKKRGVAIAYDSRHKSPEFAMEAARTLATHGIQTYVFSELRPTPQLSFAVRDLNAFSGIVITASHNPPEYNGYKVYGEDGAQLNLADAEAVIEKVNEVENELLIQVETEDALKSRGLITMLGDEMDRQYVDKLMTISENPGISGEVDLKIVFTPLHGTANKPLRQSLKAYGYENVYIVEEQEQPDAEFSTVKSPNPEEQAAFELAIRDGKKHDADILIATDPDADRLGVAVKNEVGEYVLLTGNQTGSLLLHYILSQKAEKNNIPENGIVFKTIVTSQLGEKVARSFGAEVEDVLTGFKFIGEKIKQYNGDGSHSFLFGYEESYGYLIGDFARDKDAIQAALLAVEACAYYKKQGNTLYEVLFELFENHGYHRENLKSMTLKGKEGAEQISALIDEFRRQPLTVVNGMSVVMTEDYATQTKVDAEGKSEKLTLPSSNVIKYILEDGSWICLRPSGTEPKVKFYFGVVGKDNDESAKKLEEITNSFMDIVEHTLNSVKNLKV, from the coding sequence ATGACTTGGCAGCATACATATGAGAGATGGAGCAGCTTTCAAGGCCTGGATGAAGAAATTGCATCACAATTGAATGAAATGAAGGAAGACGAGAAGCATTTAGAGGATGCTTTTTATAAAAATTTAGAGTTCGGGACAGGCGGCATGCGGGGAGTCATTGGACCTGGAACGAACCGAATGAATCTTTACACCATCCGAAAAGCATCGGAAGGCCTGGCACGATACATAGAAAATCATGGTGAGGATGCAAAGAAAAGGGGTGTCGCCATCGCATATGATTCTCGTCATAAATCTCCTGAATTTGCGATGGAAGCAGCAAGAACACTTGCGACACATGGCATTCAAACCTATGTATTCTCTGAATTGCGTCCGACCCCTCAACTATCTTTTGCAGTCAGGGATTTGAATGCATTCTCTGGAATCGTCATCACGGCAAGTCATAATCCGCCTGAATATAATGGATACAAAGTTTACGGTGAAGATGGAGCACAATTAAATCTTGCAGATGCGGAAGCCGTCATTGAGAAAGTCAATGAGGTGGAGAATGAATTATTAATTCAAGTAGAAACAGAAGATGCATTAAAATCACGCGGGCTCATTACCATGCTTGGTGATGAAATGGACCGCCAATATGTTGATAAATTAATGACCATCAGCGAAAATCCTGGTATTTCCGGTGAAGTGGACTTAAAGATTGTTTTCACTCCGCTGCATGGGACGGCAAACAAACCTTTAAGGCAGTCGCTTAAGGCTTATGGCTATGAGAATGTCTATATCGTTGAAGAGCAGGAACAGCCAGATGCTGAATTTTCTACAGTCAAATCACCTAATCCGGAAGAGCAGGCTGCTTTCGAGCTAGCGATAAGGGATGGAAAAAAACATGATGCAGATATTTTGATTGCAACTGATCCCGATGCTGACCGCTTGGGTGTCGCTGTCAAAAATGAGGTTGGGGAGTACGTCCTTTTGACAGGAAATCAAACAGGTTCTCTGCTATTGCACTATATTCTCAGTCAAAAGGCTGAAAAGAATAACATCCCTGAAAACGGCATCGTTTTTAAAACGATTGTCACTTCCCAGCTCGGTGAAAAGGTAGCGAGAAGTTTCGGAGCTGAAGTCGAGGATGTCTTGACTGGCTTTAAATTCATTGGGGAAAAAATCAAGCAATACAATGGTGATGGTTCGCATTCCTTCTTGTTCGGTTATGAGGAAAGCTACGGCTATCTAATCGGAGACTTTGCCCGCGACAAGGATGCGATCCAAGCTGCACTGTTGGCAGTGGAAGCATGCGCTTACTACAAAAAACAAGGCAATACGCTTTATGAAGTATTATTTGAACTATTTGAAAATCATGGCTACCATCGTGAAAACTTGAAATCGATGACCCTGAAAGGAAAAGAAGGCGCAGAGCAGATCAGCGCCCTCATCGATGAGTTTCGCCGCCAGCCATTGACTGTTGTCAATGGGATGAGCGTGGTGATGACAGAAGACTATGCAACTCAGACCAAAGTCGATGCAGAAGGGAAATCTGAAAAACTGACATTGCCTTCATCGAACGTCATTAAATACATTTTGGAAGACGGTTCTTGGATCTGCCTGCGGCCATCTGGAACTGAACCAAAAGTGAAGTTCTACTTCGGGGTGGTCGGGAAGGACAACGATGAAAGTGCCAAAAAACTTGAAGAAATCACGAATAGTTTTATGGACATCGTCGAGCATACATTGAATTCCGTGAAAAATCTTAAAGTATAG
- a CDS encoding response regulator produces the protein MGIRILIADDHHIVRRGLVFFLRTQKDIEIVGEAKNGEEAVKLTAELAPDIVLMDLMMPVMNGIEATKQIKESFPGTKILMLTSFSDQDHVIPAIEAGASGYQLKDIEPDELVESIRKLFGGESTLHPTATNHLLTRITRKEKPEQKLDLLTNREKEVLTEISKGKSNKEIASSLFITEKTVKTHVSNVLAKLNVADRTQAALFAVKYGLNGH, from the coding sequence ATGGGAATACGGATACTGATCGCCGATGATCACCATATCGTCAGAAGGGGACTTGTCTTTTTTCTTCGAACGCAAAAGGATATTGAAATTGTCGGCGAAGCAAAAAATGGGGAGGAAGCGGTCAAGTTAACAGCCGAGCTAGCACCTGATATCGTCCTGATGGATCTTATGATGCCCGTCATGAATGGCATTGAAGCGACGAAGCAAATCAAGGAATCGTTTCCAGGGACAAAAATATTGATGCTGACGAGCTTTTCTGATCAAGACCATGTCATCCCGGCAATAGAAGCCGGAGCGTCCGGGTATCAGTTGAAGGATATTGAACCTGATGAGCTCGTTGAATCGATCAGAAAGCTTTTTGGCGGTGAAAGCACGCTTCATCCGACAGCCACAAATCATTTGCTGACCCGGATTACCAGGAAGGAAAAGCCAGAGCAGAAACTCGATTTACTGACAAACCGTGAAAAAGAGGTTTTGACTGAAATTTCCAAAGGGAAAAGTAATAAAGAAATTGCTTCATCCTTGTTCATTACCGAAAAAACGGTCAAGACCCATGTGTCCAATGTATTAGCGAAACTGAATGTTGCCGACCGTACACAAGCTGCCTTGTTTGCGGTAAAATATGGGCTAAATGGACATTAA
- the hpaD gene encoding 3,4-dihydroxyphenylacetate 2,3-dioxygenase has translation MGFDIIRTARSILHVTDLNQSRDFYVNALGFVETDADEEHIYLRGLEEHVHHSLVLKKADKPAVEALSYKLRSESDLEALSNVFAEAGHKVKWLEEGSQKALGKSFRVQDISGMPLEFFAKMDTVERFLQRYDLYKGSRVQRIDHFNCMVPDVEKAYDFYMNKLKFSCSEYTATGEDRIWAAWLHRKPTVHDVAFMNGKGPRLHHVGYWLSDPMCVIHTCDVLASMGYGESIERGPGRHGLSNAFFLYLRDPDGHRIELYTGDYLTSDPDFKPIKWDINDPRRQTFWGHAAPDCWFEEASEVLDVHSGKPMDLKEATLAQQKPTFMT, from the coding sequence ATGGGGTTTGACATTATTCGGACAGCCAGATCAATCCTTCATGTCACAGACTTGAATCAATCAAGGGACTTTTACGTCAATGCACTTGGATTTGTAGAAACGGATGCTGATGAGGAACATATTTACTTGCGTGGCCTTGAAGAACACGTTCATCATAGTCTCGTGCTAAAAAAGGCAGATAAACCAGCCGTGGAGGCGTTGAGCTATAAGCTTCGTTCAGAATCAGATTTGGAAGCGCTCTCCAATGTGTTTGCCGAGGCTGGACACAAGGTGAAGTGGCTGGAAGAAGGGAGCCAAAAAGCACTGGGGAAATCTTTCCGTGTTCAGGATATTTCCGGGATGCCGCTGGAGTTCTTTGCAAAGATGGATACCGTTGAAAGATTTTTGCAGCGCTATGATCTTTACAAAGGATCACGGGTGCAGCGGATTGATCATTTCAATTGCATGGTTCCCGATGTGGAAAAAGCTTATGATTTTTATATGAACAAGCTTAAGTTTTCGTGTTCTGAGTATACGGCAACCGGAGAGGATAGAATATGGGCCGCTTGGCTCCACCGCAAGCCGACGGTCCACGATGTTGCATTCATGAATGGGAAGGGGCCGAGGCTCCATCATGTGGGCTACTGGCTGAGTGATCCGATGTGCGTCATTCATACATGCGACGTCCTGGCTTCGATGGGATATGGGGAAAGCATCGAAAGGGGACCGGGCCGACACGGGCTGTCCAATGCGTTCTTCCTTTATTTAAGAGATCCTGATGGCCATAGGATTGAGCTATATACAGGGGATTATCTGACGAGCGACCCTGATTTTAAACCGATCAAGTGGGATATTAACGATCCAAGAAGACAAACATTTTGGGGTCACGCCGCTCCGGACTGCTGGTTTGAAGAAGCATCAGAAGTACTGGATGTACACAGCGGGAAGCCGATGGATCTGAAGGAAGCCACTCTTGCCCAGCAAAAGCCGACGTTTATGACATAG
- a CDS encoding GAF domain-containing sensor histidine kinase, with protein sequence MSLEEIKHQSDLHILKSIAELLNEETDLAPMLKGVLKKLLQITGFTTGWIFFIDGEQGAHSMVAAENLPAALTYCQCQPMKKGSCWCVDKLQKGKLTKASNIIECKRIEDAIEHEWGETEGITHHATVPLQSGKETFGLLNVASPHKKQFTSNELALLESVALQIGSAIKRMKLTKKEQEVALMQERNRLARDLHDSVNQLLFSLTLTARGGASLTEDPDIKDTFSMIGELAQEALTEMRALIWQLRPKGLEVGLLEAIKGYGEMLGLKVHTKLTGVMCLPSKIEEALWRICQEALNNCKKHSGQNEVFIQMKVSEKSFEMNIEDKGCGFDFEKGRTLYSVGLQSMKERTEALSGTFRFESKLGSGTKITVTMPY encoded by the coding sequence ATGTCATTGGAGGAAATTAAACATCAATCCGACCTTCATATATTAAAAAGCATCGCCGAGCTTTTGAATGAAGAGACAGATCTCGCCCCCATGCTCAAAGGGGTGCTGAAGAAACTACTGCAAATAACCGGCTTTACGACTGGCTGGATCTTCTTTATAGATGGTGAACAAGGTGCACATTCCATGGTCGCTGCAGAAAATCTGCCGGCAGCTTTGACTTACTGCCAGTGTCAGCCCATGAAAAAAGGAAGTTGCTGGTGCGTAGATAAACTGCAAAAAGGAAAGCTGACGAAAGCTTCTAACATAATTGAATGCAAAAGGATCGAAGATGCCATCGAACATGAGTGGGGAGAGACGGAAGGAATCACACATCATGCAACAGTGCCGCTTCAATCCGGCAAAGAAACATTCGGTTTATTGAATGTCGCTTCGCCTCACAAAAAACAATTCACTTCCAACGAGTTGGCGCTGTTGGAATCTGTCGCCCTTCAAATAGGTTCGGCAATCAAGCGAATGAAGCTGACAAAGAAAGAGCAGGAAGTCGCGCTCATGCAAGAACGGAATCGACTTGCGAGAGATTTACACGATTCTGTCAATCAGCTTTTGTTTTCCCTTACTTTGACGGCACGCGGCGGGGCTTCGCTCACGGAAGATCCAGATATCAAGGATACATTCTCGATGATAGGGGAGTTGGCGCAGGAAGCATTGACAGAAATGCGTGCCCTCATTTGGCAGCTGCGGCCAAAGGGGCTTGAAGTCGGACTGCTGGAAGCGATAAAAGGATACGGGGAAATGCTTGGTTTAAAAGTCCATACAAAATTAACAGGCGTCATGTGCCTGCCTTCAAAGATTGAAGAAGCTCTTTGGCGCATCTGCCAGGAAGCGTTGAATAATTGCAAAAAACATTCTGGTCAAAACGAGGTATTCATTCAGATGAAAGTCAGTGAAAAGTCATTTGAAATGAATATCGAGGATAAGGGATGCGGCTTTGATTTTGAAAAGGGGAGGACACTATATTCGGTCGGGCTTCAAAGCATGAAGGAACGAACCGAAGCCTTATCGGGGACTTTTCGATTTGAGAGCAAGTTGGGAAGTGGTACGAAGATTACAGTCACAATGCCATATTAG
- a CDS encoding SDR family oxidoreductase produces the protein MLTDQIAIVTGASRGIGRETAIQLAKEGAKLVVVGSSKEIFKTADHLKEIGYPDAFAVQADVSSEEEVNRVIEEAKNAFGKIDILVNNAGIGFFKSVEDTSADEWKKVFDVNVQGVFLCAKAVLPTMKDQKFGTIITISSDVARYTIPNGAAYTATKYAVQGFSGALAQEVREHGIRVGTINPGMVDTYLAGSQQGLPEKQDWLKVQDIAKAVVYMASAPKHMMIDEMIIHPFAQDYPIA, from the coding sequence ATGCTAACAGATCAAATCGCCATCGTCACAGGAGCTTCGCGTGGAATCGGCAGAGAAACGGCAATCCAGCTTGCAAAGGAAGGGGCAAAGCTTGTGGTCGTCGGCAGTTCCAAAGAAATTTTTAAAACAGCAGATCATCTAAAAGAGATTGGATATCCAGATGCATTCGCCGTCCAAGCGGATGTCAGCAGCGAGGAAGAAGTCAATCGTGTGATTGAAGAAGCCAAAAACGCATTTGGCAAAATCGATATATTGGTAAATAACGCAGGGATTGGCTTCTTTAAATCAGTGGAAGATACAAGCGCTGATGAATGGAAGAAGGTATTCGATGTAAATGTCCAAGGCGTCTTCTTGTGCGCGAAGGCCGTCCTTCCGACCATGAAAGACCAGAAATTCGGGACAATCATCACCATCTCTTCAGATGTTGCACGTTACACGATTCCGAATGGTGCAGCATATACTGCGACAAAATATGCTGTTCAAGGCTTTTCAGGCGCACTTGCTCAAGAAGTGAGAGAACATGGTATAAGAGTTGGGACCATAAATCCAGGAATGGTCGATACATACTTGGCTGGCTCTCAGCAAGGACTGCCTGAGAAGCAAGACTGGCTGAAGGTTCAGGATATTGCGAAGGCAGTCGTATATATGGCATCGGCACCGAAGCATATGATGATTGATGAAATGATCATCCACCCATTCGCACAAGACTATCCAATCGCCTAA
- a CDS encoding sodium:solute symporter family protein has product MNLSVLIPLCLVYFVIMSCLAYYGYKKTKTESDYLVGGRNIHPAVMALSYGATFISTSAIVGFGGVSAIYGFGLLWLALLNIVLGIFVAFAIFGTRIRKLSISLDATTFPSLLGKRYNSKFITVFSGAMIFVFMPAYTSIVLIGGGRFLQESLSMNFNLSLMILAIVIAVYVVSGGIKAVMYTDAFGAIIMLLGMAIFLVVSYMAVGGLVEGHRALSAMKNMVPESLIEQGHRGWTSMPQLGSPLWWTLVSTIIMGVGIGVLAQPQLAMRCMTVKDDRALYRSVLVGGIFIFFMTGTAFMIGPLSNVYFANTTGNISIVVAGGNVDLVIPKLINALMPKWFIYLFTLTLLSATISTVSSLIHVQATVFGEDILKTLGVRSVFGTNISPSRVGVIIGVIAAIGLAYILPGGVIAQATAFWFGICAAGFLPALIGAFYWKNATRAGAISSIITGFTVSIFGFLFIHQKESSALGLSKAIFGRDALFKFPLTHIDPLFYALPLAAIVFIVVSLIDKSAQINKEDLVEAAISE; this is encoded by the coding sequence ATGAACCTTTCGGTACTGATTCCATTATGCTTGGTGTATTTTGTCATCATGTCCTGTCTGGCATATTATGGATATAAAAAAACAAAAACAGAATCGGACTATTTGGTAGGGGGAAGGAACATCCATCCTGCGGTGATGGCTCTTTCTTATGGAGCCACATTTATCAGCACCTCAGCAATTGTAGGATTTGGCGGTGTTTCAGCCATTTATGGATTTGGATTGCTTTGGTTGGCCTTATTGAATATCGTTCTCGGCATTTTTGTTGCATTTGCCATTTTTGGGACAAGGATAAGGAAGCTATCGATTTCATTGGATGCAACGACCTTTCCATCTTTATTGGGAAAAAGATACAATTCAAAATTCATTACTGTATTTTCAGGAGCTATGATTTTTGTTTTCATGCCGGCATACACGAGTATTGTATTAATTGGAGGAGGGCGCTTCCTTCAAGAATCACTATCCATGAATTTTAATCTTTCCTTGATGATATTAGCCATAGTCATTGCTGTATATGTTGTCAGTGGTGGGATTAAGGCGGTCATGTATACAGATGCCTTCGGTGCAATCATTATGCTTCTGGGAATGGCAATATTTCTGGTGGTCAGCTATATGGCAGTCGGCGGTCTTGTAGAGGGGCACAGGGCATTGTCAGCAATGAAGAATATGGTGCCTGAGTCACTGATTGAACAAGGGCACCGCGGATGGACCAGTATGCCTCAGCTCGGTTCTCCATTATGGTGGACGCTTGTCAGCACCATCATCATGGGAGTTGGTATAGGTGTTCTTGCCCAGCCTCAGCTCGCCATGAGGTGTATGACCGTAAAGGATGACCGTGCTTTATATAGGTCTGTGCTGGTCGGTGGGATATTTATTTTCTTTATGACAGGAACTGCCTTTATGATCGGTCCTTTGAGCAATGTATATTTCGCCAATACAACTGGAAACATATCCATAGTTGTGGCTGGTGGAAATGTAGATCTTGTCATTCCTAAGCTAATAAATGCTTTAATGCCGAAATGGTTTATCTATTTGTTTACCCTCACATTACTATCAGCAACAATTTCAACAGTAAGTTCCCTCATCCATGTTCAAGCAACGGTTTTTGGTGAAGACATCCTTAAAACGCTTGGTGTTCGATCCGTATTCGGTACTAATATCAGTCCTTCACGAGTTGGGGTCATCATTGGAGTGATCGCTGCTATAGGTCTGGCTTATATACTTCCGGGAGGGGTTATTGCCCAAGCCACCGCGTTTTGGTTTGGAATTTGTGCAGCTGGTTTTCTTCCTGCCTTGATTGGGGCATTCTATTGGAAAAATGCAACTCGTGCTGGTGCTATTTCTAGTATCATTACTGGGTTTACAGTTAGCATTTTTGGTTTCTTATTCATTCACCAAAAGGAATCCTCTGCACTAGGTTTGTCAAAGGCTATTTTCGGCAGGGATGCGTTGTTTAAGTTTCCGTTAACACATATCGATCCGTTGTTCTATGCACTTCCATTGGCAGCGATCGTCTTTATAGTCGTCAGTTTGATTGACAAAAGTGCACAGATTAACAAAGAGGATTTGGTGGAGGCAGCCATTTCTGAATAA
- the hpaB gene encoding 4-hydroxyphenylacetate 3-monooxygenase, oxygenase component codes for MPAKTGKEYKERLKNAKNNVYIHGERVEDVTEHSAFKNVIDSMANLYDLQYEKKDKMLYTSPTSGEKVGMTFLQPKSIDDLIKRREAITEWARTSGGMMGRSPDYLNAEVMAMGVANDLFAEADPMFADNARKYYEFARENDISLTHTLIHPQVNRAKAQHEQKDANVALHLVEKNKDGIIVDGVRLLATQGGITDEILVFPSTVKKSGEKDDPYSLAFALPNNTPGLKFLSRESFDHGKNHWDHPLSSRFEEGDAIVAFDHVFVPWDRVFVCEDSSICNRTFRETNAVVHMAHQVVAKNVVKTEFLLGVVLSLMDAIGIDQFQHVKDKGTEVMLTLETMKSHLYRAEHNASLDKWGTMTPDYAALDAARNWYPRIYPRMVEILRILGASGLMGIPSEADFQHPEIGPILNRAVQGKNLEGYERVQLFRLAWDMTLSAFGGRQLHYEYYFFGDPVKMGMTYFDNYEKEPYKNIIRDFLGNVGGTKPHFVKM; via the coding sequence ATGCCGGCAAAGACAGGGAAGGAATATAAAGAACGTCTGAAAAATGCCAAAAACAATGTTTATATCCATGGAGAAAGAGTGGAGGATGTGACGGAGCATTCGGCTTTTAAGAATGTCATCGACTCAATGGCCAATCTTTACGATTTGCAATACGAAAAAAAAGACAAAATGCTGTACACTTCTCCAACCAGTGGAGAAAAGGTGGGGATGACCTTCCTTCAGCCAAAATCCATCGATGATCTGATTAAGAGGCGTGAGGCGATTACAGAATGGGCAAGGACTTCCGGCGGAATGATGGGAAGATCGCCGGATTACTTGAATGCTGAGGTTATGGCAATGGGAGTGGCGAATGACCTGTTTGCAGAAGCCGATCCCATGTTTGCAGATAACGCCAGGAAATATTATGAATTTGCACGTGAAAATGATATCAGCCTGACCCATACGCTTATCCATCCTCAAGTAAACAGGGCGAAGGCGCAGCATGAGCAGAAGGATGCCAATGTGGCCCTGCACCTTGTGGAAAAGAACAAGGATGGGATCATCGTCGATGGAGTGCGTCTTCTTGCCACCCAGGGCGGAATCACGGATGAAATATTGGTCTTCCCTTCGACAGTGAAAAAATCCGGTGAAAAAGATGATCCATATTCATTGGCATTTGCCCTGCCAAATAATACGCCAGGGCTGAAATTTTTAAGCCGCGAGTCCTTTGATCATGGGAAGAATCATTGGGATCATCCACTTTCCTCCCGTTTTGAAGAAGGAGATGCGATCGTTGCTTTCGATCATGTATTTGTTCCTTGGGATCGGGTGTTTGTCTGTGAAGATTCCTCCATCTGCAACCGTACTTTCAGGGAGACGAATGCTGTCGTTCATATGGCCCATCAAGTAGTCGCTAAAAATGTGGTCAAAACAGAATTTCTGCTTGGTGTCGTACTTAGCTTGATGGACGCGATCGGCATCGATCAATTTCAGCATGTGAAAGACAAAGGGACGGAAGTGATGCTGACGCTCGAAACGATGAAATCTCATTTATATCGTGCTGAGCATAATGCCTCTTTGGATAAATGGGGAACGATGACACCTGATTATGCTGCATTGGATGCAGCCCGGAATTGGTATCCGAGGATCTACCCGAGGATGGTGGAAATCTTAAGGATATTAGGTGCATCCGGCCTAATGGGCATTCCAAGCGAAGCTGATTTTCAACACCCTGAAATCGGACCGATATTGAACAGGGCCGTCCAAGGCAAAAACCTGGAAGGATATGAAAGGGTTCAATTATTCCGATTGGCCTGGGATATGACATTAAGCGCATTCGGAGGAAGACAGCTGCATTATGAATATTACTTTTTCGGTGATCCAGTCAAAATGGGCATGACCTACTTTGATAACTATGAAAAAGAGCCGTATAAAAATATAATCCGTGATTTCTTAGGGAATGTCGGGGGAACAAAGCCGCATTTCGTCAAAATGTAA
- a CDS encoding 5' nucleotidase, NT5C type, with amino-acid sequence MKRIAIDMDEVMADFVTKHLYLYNSDFNESLTKKDLLGKKLRHLRPGREKELMEYIDEPDFFRDLEVMEGSQEVIRELSEHYEIFITTAAMEHPASFTAKYEWLNEHFPFLSDMNIVFCGDKSIIHADYLIDDNARHFRRFTGQGILFTSPHNVNETDYVRVNNWKEVREFFLK; translated from the coding sequence ATGAAGAGAATTGCCATCGATATGGACGAGGTCATGGCTGATTTTGTGACTAAACATTTGTATCTCTACAACAGCGATTTCAATGAATCGTTGACGAAAAAAGATCTTCTAGGAAAGAAGTTAAGGCACTTGCGGCCAGGACGTGAAAAAGAATTAATGGAATATATTGATGAACCAGATTTCTTTCGGGATTTAGAAGTAATGGAGGGCTCCCAAGAAGTCATTCGAGAATTAAGCGAGCATTATGAAATTTTCATTACTACTGCTGCAATGGAGCATCCTGCTTCCTTCACTGCGAAGTACGAATGGCTAAACGAGCATTTTCCATTTCTATCAGATATGAATATTGTGTTCTGCGGCGACAAAAGCATCATCCATGCAGATTATTTAATCGATGACAATGCACGCCATTTCAGACGCTTCACAGGACAAGGTATATTGTTTACTTCACCACATAATGTCAATGAAACAGATTATGTCCGGGTCAACAACTGGAAGGAAGTTCGAGAATTCTTCTTGAAATGA
- a CDS encoding symporter small accessory protein, whose protein sequence is MLGMEDVSIAFVWYATVVSAIGCILFGAIMWNRGGGGQE, encoded by the coding sequence TTGCTTGGAATGGAAGACGTATCAATTGCGTTTGTGTGGTATGCAACAGTTGTTTCTGCTATTGGATGCATTTTATTTGGGGCAATCATGTGGAATCGTGGAGGTGGCGGCCAAGAATGA